The proteins below come from a single Cololabis saira isolate AMF1-May2022 chromosome 2, fColSai1.1, whole genome shotgun sequence genomic window:
- the si:dkey-148a17.6 gene encoding leukotriene B4 receptor 1: MKPCEETLFLCSLYRKKGSEDLQANFVFLFYPDTTVSICICNMNHSDERSLLEEMAPEEFDGKVVVSVILALSFLVGAPGNLLVIWTILRHVKQRSHTVVLILHLAAADLLVLITLPLWIYSLARSWVFGETCCKAMVFMINACMYSSVFLITVMSVERFMAVRYPFASAIWKRKQALNKVLLALWTTAFLFSIPVIPTQVVGDDSGEEQCLYRMYTSVAQELVCVLLETVVGYILPFFILVVCYGCLCSRIIQMTYRSKRKSTVLIASVVIAFAICWTPHHIGNILSLLILAISGHDNDMANNLESVRDTMVFVSGGMVFISSTINPILYMFAARSFRTSLRDTGIQKLFRHISSTSPGEGNRELSFVSKIQSSLTNSSQCVTESKDQIDILVKMCENNPS; this comes from the coding sequence ATGAAGCCCTGTGAGGAAACACTGTTCCTCTGCAGTTTATACAGAAAAAAGGGAAGTGAGGACTTGCAAGcaaattttgtttttcttttttatccagACACCACAGTCAGCATATGCATTTGCAACATGAACCACTCAGATGAGCGGTCTCTTTTAGAGGAAATGGCCCCTGAGGAGTTTGACGGTAAAGTGGTGGTGTCTGTGATCCTGGCTCTGTCTTTCTTGGTAGGGGCACCGGGGAACCTGCTTGTGATCTGGACTATCCTGAGACATGTCAAGCAGCGCTCTCACACCGTGGTGCTCATCCTGCACCTGGCTGCTGCAGATTTGCTCGTCCTCATCACCCTGCCTCTGTGGATCTACTCTCTGGCCCGCTCCTGGGTCTTTGGAGAGACCTGTTGCAAAGCTATGGTGTTCATGATCAACGCCTGCATGTACAGCAGTGTTTTTCTCATCACCGTCATGAGCGTGGAACGTTTTATGGCCGTGCGTTATCCCTTTGCTTCAGCCATCTGGAAGAGAAAACAAGCTCTGAATAAAGTGCTATTGGCTCTTTGGACTACAGCGTTCTTGTTCAGCATCCCAGTCATCCCGACTCAGGTTGTCGGGGACGATTCGGGAGAGGAGCAATGTTTGTACCGTATGTATACCTCTGTGGCCCAGGAGCTGGTGTGTGTGCTGCTGGAGACAGTGGTGGGGTACATATTACCCTTCTTCATCCTTGTGGTCTGCTATGGCTGCCTGTGCAGCCGCATCATTCAGATGACCTACAGGTCAAAACGCAAGTCCACTGTCTTGATTGCCAGCGTCGTTATTGCGTTCGCCATTTGCTGGACACCTCATCACATAGGAAACATCCTCTCGCTACTCATTCTGGCCATATCAGGCCACGACAATGATATGGCAAATAATCTGGAAAGTGTCAGGGACACCATGGTTTTCGTCTCAGGAGGCATGGTCTTCATCAGCAGCACAATAAACCCCATCCTCTACATGTTTGCAGCCCGCTCCTTCAGGACCTCGCTGCGGGACACCGGCATCCAGAAGCTCTTCCGCCACATTTCCAGCACCTCCCCAGGTGAGGGCAACAGGGAGCTGTCCTTTGTGTCCAAGATACAGAGCAGTCTGACCAACAGCTCACAGTGTGTGACCGAGTCAAAAGACCAAATTGATATTTTGgtaaaaatgtgtgaaaataaTCCATcctga
- the LOC133463423 gene encoding C3a anaphylatoxin chemotactic receptor-like: protein MNPLSEPSPSEAPEEFESEKTVTCVILAISFLVGTPGNLLVIWTILRYVKQRSHTVVLILHLAVADLLVLITLPVWIYSLLHTWMYGQALCKALVYIVSVCMFSSIFFITLMSVERFVAVCHPFVMMRWKTRTTMSRCLVFFWLFAFLLGIPAILTQTLSESEGAEQCFQREFNSPAQEFFVLCLDTLVGFVLPFIILSTCYCFVAAQLKKLSFNSKMKSRVLVHAVVITFILCWLPYHIVNIIDLVCILLSDTEHECVPESLIFTSGALAFISSSVNPVLYVFFARSFRGSLEESRLVRLFQEMTSHSNKLRELALHQQTGQTAASTQIELVSDSLC, encoded by the coding sequence ATGAACCCCTTATCTGAGCCGTCTCCTTCAGAGGCTCCCGAAGAGTTTGAAAGTGAGAAAACAGTGACATGTGTGATCCTGGCAATCTCCTTCCTGGTTGGGACTCCAGGGAACCTGCTTGTGATCTGGACTATCCTGAGATACGTCAAGCAGCGCTCCCACACTGTGGTGCTCATCCTGCATCTGGCTGTGGCAGACCTGTTGGTCCTCATCACCCTGCCTGTATGGATCTACTCCCTGCTGCACACCTGGATGTACGGACAGGCCCTCTGCAAGGCGTTGGTGTACATCGTCTCCGTGTGCATGTTCAGCAGCATCTTCTTCATCACCCTTATGAGTGTGGAGCGCTTTGTAGCCGTCTGTCATCCATTTGTGATGATGCGTTGGAAGACCAGGACCACCATGAGCAGATGTCTTGTATTTTTTTGGCTCTTTGCTTTTCTTCTTGGAATTCCTGCCATCCTGACCCAGACTTTGAGTGAAAGTGAGGGAGCAGAGCAGTGTTTTCAAAGGGAATTTAACTCACCGGCTCAAGAATTCTTTGTCTTATGCCTGGACACCTTGGTGGGCTTTGTACTCCCCTTCATCATTCTTAGTACCTGTTACTGTTTTGTAGCCGCGCAGCTCAAAAAATTGAGCTTCAACTCCAAAATGAAATCCAGGGTTCTTGTTCACGCTGTGGTTATAACGTTCATACTGTGCTGGTTGCCGTACCACATTGTCAACATAATCGACCTGGTTTGCATCCTGTTGTCAGACACAGAGCATGAATGCGTGCCAGAGTCTCTTATCTTCACTTCTGGTGCGCTTGCCTTCATCAGCAGCTCAGTGAATCCCGTGTTATACGTGTTCTTCGCTCGGAGCTTCAGAGGGAGTCTTGAAGAGTCTCGTCTCGTCAGGCTGTTCCAGGAAATGACCAGTCATTCAAATAAACTCAGAGAGTTGGCGTTGCACCAGCAGACTGGCCAGACGGCAGCAAGTACACAGATAGAACTGGTGTCtgattctctatgttaa
- the LOC133463431 gene encoding E3 ubiquitin-protein ligase AMFR-like produces the protein MPLLFLERFPWPSLQTYTALSVLLLAGSIFSAFTTVTDPGFGAFDGDDTPALSLVNYEHLSSAVSNKELATTVLWYLVTDSLFVWVLVNTFCCSLMLIAKMIQYVVFGPLRVSEKQHLKDKFWNFIFYKFIFIFGVLNVQTVEEVVMWCLWFSALVFLHLMVQLCKDRFEYLSFSPSTPMSSHVRVLCLLVSLLMDCCGLAVVCGLLGASHGMHTLSFMAAECLLVTVRTGHVIMRYSIHLWDLNHPGTWESKGTYVYYTDFIMELAMLFLDLMHHIHMLLFGNIWLSMASLVIFMQLRYLFHEVQRRIRRHKNYLRVINNMEARFAVATAEELAANDDDCAICWDAMLTARKLPCGHLFHNSCLRSWLEQDTSCPTCRTSLNINGDGGPVRSQQQGGGLEDNIGPAGAAPDARPHINQHNHFFHFDGSRIASWLPSFSVEVMHTTNILGMAQANNSQLMAMAHQVQEMFPQVPSYLVMQDLQLTRSVEVTTDNILEGRIQVPFPTQAIEHGPSHVNPSPDEQAGPSGAAEQNLNESDNMEVRGGRFSKSAEERQKMLKQRKEEMLQQARRKYMNKTSDEQEEDLPRLEEDLFADLNSTVLRRRTMAAAAERRMQNQQDPAP, from the exons ATGCCTCTGCTGTTCCTGGAGAGGTTTCCATGGCCCAGCCTGCAGACTTACACCGCACTGAGTGTGCTCTTGCTGGCCGGCAGCATCTTCAGTGCCTTCACTACTGTCACCGACCCCGGGTTCGGGGCTTTTGATGGGGATGATACACCAGCTCTGTCTCTAGTCAATTACGAACATTTAAGCAGTGCTGTTAGTAACAAAGAGTTGGCAACTACTGTGCTGTGGTATCTTGTTACTGACAGTCTTTTTGTATGG GTATTAGTCAACACATTCTGCTGCTCATTGATGTTAATTGCTAAAATGATTCAGTATGTGGTGTTTGGCCCACTCAGAGTCAGTGAGAAGCAG caCCTCAAAGACAAATTCTGGAACTTCATATTCTACAAATTTATTTTCATCTTTGGAGTATTGAATGTCCAAACAGTCGAGGAGGTGGTAATGTGGTGTTTATGGTTCTCAGCCCTGGTCTTCCTCCATCTCATGGTTCAGCTATGCAAAGATCGTTTTGAATAT CTGTCTTTCTCCCCTTCGACTCCTATGAGCAGCCATGTGAGAGTGCTTTGTCTGCTGGTCTCCCTGCTCATGGACTGCTGTGGTCTGGCTGTGGTCTGTGGTCTTTTAGGAGCTTCCCATGGCATGCACACCCTCTCCTTCATGGCTGCAGAG TGCTTGTTGGTTACTGTCCGCACTGGGCATGTTATCATGCG ATACTCCATCCATCTGTGGGATTTGAACCATCCGGGGACGTGGGAGAGCAAGGGCACATATGTCTACTACACAGACTTCATCATGGAGTTGGCGATGCTCTTTCTTGACCTGATGCACCACATCCATATGCTG CTTTTTGGTAACATCTGGCTGTCCATGGCAAGCCTGGTTATCTTTATGCAGCTGCGATATCTCTTCCACGAGGTCCAGCGCCGCATCCGCAGACACAAAAACTACCTTCGTGTCATCAACAACATGGAGGCCAG ATTTGCTGTTGCTACTGCAGAAGAGCTGGCAGCCAATGATGACGACTGTGCCATCTGCTGGGATGCCATGCTGACCGCACGCAAACTACCCTGTGGTCATCTCTTCCATAA CTCCTGTTTACGCTCGTGGCTAGAGCAGGACACATCCTGTCCCACTTGTCGGACGTCACTGAACATTAACGGAGACGGTGGCCCGGTGAGGAGCCAGCAGCAGGGTGGCGGTTTGGAAGACAATATCGGCCCAGCTGGAGCCGCTCCAGATGCTAGACCCCACATCAATCAACACAATCACTTCTTCCACTTTGATG GATCTCGCATTGCCAGCTGGCTGCCCAGTTTTTCAGTAGAAGTGATGCACACCACTAATATTCTGGGCATGGCTCAGGCCAACAACTCCCAGCTTATGGCCATG GCCCATCAGGTCCAGGAGATGTTTCCTCAAGTGCCCTCCTACCTGGTAATGCAGGACCTGCAGCTGACCCGCTCTGTGGAAGTAACTACAGACAACATTCTGGAGGGCCGCATCCAGGTGCCTTTCCCTACGCAG GCCATAGAACATGGTCCTTCACACGTGAACCCCTCTCCAGATGAGCAGGCAGGTCCCAGTGGGGCGGCTGAACAGAACCTTAATGAGTCGGATAACATGGAGGTCAGAGGTGGCCGCTTCTCCAAGTCAGCGGAGGAGAGGCAGAAGATGTTAAAACAGAGGAAGGAAGAGATGCTCCAGCAAGCTCGCAG GAAATACATGAACAAAACGTCCGACGAGCAGGAGGAGGATTTGCCCAGACTGGAGGAGGATTTATTCGCAGATCTGAACTCAACTGTGCTGAGACGTAGAACCAtggcagcagctgcagaaaggcgCATGCAAAACCAGCAGGATCCTGCACCCTGA